TGGGTTCAACAAAGTCGTAGGTTACGGATTTTCCACAAAGTTTTTGAGAATGCAGTGAATGGGAAATACTCAAATGCCAAAGAGATGAAAGTTGATTTTGACAATGCGATCAAAAATCAAGCCAGTAAATCCAGGAAGAAGAGTCCATCTAAAAAGGTCGATCGGCCTAATCATAATGAGTTGTGGACGTTGAGTTCCATCATTTCTGTGCACGTACTTATCCTTTATTATTTGGTCCAAAACATTTAAGGGGCTTTGTTTGAACTTCATTTTCATATAGTGATACGATAGATGGGATGATAACTTAACGGACGGTGTTGACAAATGAAGGATCGCGTATTGGGATTCAATAAGGAAAATCACTTATTTCAACCAGGAGATACACTGTTTTTAGCAGTATCTGGGGGTCCGGATTCATTGGCGATGCTTCATTTTTTTGCGGGTATTCGTGAGGAATGGGAACTTGACCTGATTGTTCTTACAATCGATCATCAGCTCCGAGGGATCCAATCAGCAGAAGATACTGAGTTTGTTGAAGAATATTCATCGAATTTAGGTATCAAGTGTGAGGTTGGAAAAGTCGATGTGAAAAAGTTGATGAGTGAGGCTAAGATGGGGACTCAAGAAGCTGCTCGTGAGCTGAGGTATCAATTTTTTTATGAAAAAATGCAGAATTATCCTTCAGGAAAATTGGTATTCGCCCATCACGGGGATGATCAAGTGGAGACCACTTTAATGCAATTGATAAAAGGTCAATACCCTAACGGAACCCCTGTTAAAAGAGCCTTTGGTAGTCATATGATCATAAGGCCTTTCTTATCTCTCTCGAAAAAAGAAATACTGGATTACGTTGAAGAACATGAGTTGAACCCAAGGATTGATCCATCTAATGAGGACGAGTCTTATACACGGAATCGTATGCGTTCTACTGTCATACCTTTATTACATAAAGAGAACCCAAATCTAGTAGAGGGAGTTCAGAGAGTTCATGAATTTCTATCAGAAGATGACGCATATCTTTACCAGATATCAGAAGATAAAGTCCGCGAAATCAGCACATTTTGTGAACAAAAAGTGACCTTTTCAATTAATTCATTTCAGAAGATGCCATTATCTTTACAAAGAAGGGGCTTTCATCTAATATTAAACTATCTGAAAGTGAATGCTCTTTTTCGAAACAATAATTTTCTTGCTTTTAGTGAATGGCTACAATCGCAACATTCAAATAGTGTGATGACATTATTTGATGACGTCATCGCTATCAAAGCATATGATACATGCATCATTCAGCTAGGTTCTATACATACAGAGCCTTTTCAGAGGTCGCTTCATATGAATCAATCCTTAGAACTCCCCAATCACTGGACAGTCTCAGTTCGAGAATCGAATGAATGGTCAGGATCTACTGATCAAGCAGTCGTTTCTTTCGACCAACTCCATTTACAATTTCCCTTGAAGGTTCGCACGAGGCAAGATGGGGATCGAATTAAGCCCCTTGGGTTAAATGGAACAAAAAAGGTGAAAGATATTTTTATCGATCATAAAATACCTTTGTACCAAAGAGATCAATGGCCACTTTTAGTGAATGGTGATGGTGAAGTTCTGTGGATACCTTTTGTTTGTAAAAGCCGTTTGGCACAACCGGACAAGCATTCATCCGTATGGGTGAGTATGGACATCAAATAATAGGAGGATCCTTCATGCACGATGAAATACAAGAAATATTAATTTCTGAAGAAGAAATTCAAGTAAAGACCAAACAACTAGCAGAAAAGATTACGAATGATTTTGATGGTAAGTTTCCATTAGCGATTGGTGTATTAAAAGGTGCCATGCCATTTATGAGTGACTTGCTTAAAAGGGTCAATACTCACATTGAAATGGATTTTATGGATGTATCGAGTTATGAAGGTGGTATGAAATCCACTGGGGAAGTTAAAATTATCAAAGACTTGAACACCCAAGTCAAAGATCGCGACATTTTAATTATTGAAGACATCATTGATAGTGGCCTAACTTTAAGTTACTTAGTTGACTTGTTTAAATATCGCCAGGCAAAATCAATAACGATTGTGACATTGTTAGATAAACCGACAGGCCGTAAATCTGATGTGAAAGCGGATTTGGTCGGTTTCGAAGTACCAGATGCTTTTGTTGTAGGATATGGGTTAGATTATGAAGAGAAATATCGGAACCTTCCTTACATCGGAGTATTAAAACCTGAAATATATTCATAAATTAGCTATAGTTATGAAAGGCAATTTATGGTTAAATAGAGTAAGTAGTTATCAGTTGAGACTAATAAAATTTATGTGATAGTATTTGTTTTAGTTTTGTCGTTTAGGAGGAGGTAAGTAATGAATCGGGTGTTCCGAAATACCATATTTTACTTAATTATTTTTCTTGTAGTCATTGGGATCGTAGGGATGTTGAACAACCCTAGCCCAGAGACGGAACAACTGAATTACGATGAATTCAGAGAAGCTCTTGAAGATGGACAAATTGAAGAGCTCACTTTACAATACACAAACTTTGCTTATGAAGCTCGAGGGGAATATACCAGCGATGGGAGTCTCGAGTCATTCCGTGCAGTGGTACCTGCCGCTGATGAAACAATCAGTGAAATCATTGGTACAGCTAGAGATCAAAGTGTATTAACTATGGAAGCTGCTGAAGAGCCAAGTGCTTGGGCACGATTCTTCACAACGCTAATTCCATTTATCATCATCTTTATTCTGTTCTTCTTCTTACTTAGCCAAATGCAAGGTGGCGGCGGTCGCATGATGAACTTTGGTAAAAGTAAGGCGAAAATGTACACAGAAGATAAAGAAAAAACGAGGTTCAAAGATGTTGCTGGTGCTGACGAGGAAAAGCAAGAGCTTGTTGAAGTAGTTGACTTCTTGAAGGACCCTCGGAGATTCGCGGAGTTAGGAGCTCGTATTCCTAAAGGTGTCCTATTAGTGGGACCCCCAGGTACTGGTAAAACATTATTAGCGAAAGCTGTTGCTGGTGAAGCTGGCGTACCATTCTTCTCAATCAGTGGTTCAGACTTCGTTGAAATGTTCGTCGGTGTAGGTGCTTCACGTGTACGTGATTTATTCGAAAATGCTAAAAAGAACGCTCCTTGTATTGTGTTCATTGATGAGATCGATGCAGTCGGTCGTCAACGTGGTGCCGGTGTCGGTGGTGGACATGATGAGCGTGAACAAACATTAAACCAACTACTAGTAGAGATGGATGGTTTCGGAGTAAATGAAGGTATCATCATGATTGCTGCGACCAACCGTCCTGATATTCTTGACCCAGCCTTATTACGTCCTGGTCGTTTTGATAGACAAATCCCTGTTAATACACCAGATGTAAAAGGTCGTAAAGAAGTGCTAGAAGTGCACGCTAAGAACAAGCCATTAGGTAAAACAGTCGATCTTAAGACGATTGCGATGCGTACCCCAGGCTTTTCGGGTGCAGATTTAGAAAACCTATTGAACGAGGCAGCTCTAGTCGCAGCCCGTTCAGACGCAAAGGAAATTGAAATGGAACACGTCGACGAGGCTATTGACCGCGTAATTGCTGGTCCTGCTAAGAAGAGCCGTGTCATTTCTAAAAAGGAAAAAGACATTGTCGCATATCACGAAAGTGGCCATACAGTTATCGGTATGGTGCTTGATGAAGCTGACATGGTTCATAAAGTTACAATTGTACCGAGAGGTCAAGCTGGTGGTTACGCAGTCATGCTTCCAAGAGAAGACCGTTACTTCCAGACGAAACCAGAATTACTCGATAAAATTACTGGCTTACTTGGTGGCCGAGTGGCTGAAGAAGTTATTTTCGGTGAGGTCAGCACAGGCGCACACAATGACTTCCAGCGTGCAACAAGCATTGCTCGTAAAATGGTTACCGAGTTCGGTATGAGTGAAAAGATTGGACCACTACAATTCGGAAGTTCTGGTGGCCAAGTGTTCCTAGGCCGCGATATTCAGAATGATCCTAATTACAGTGATCAAATCGCTTATATCATCGACCAAGAGATCCAATCAATCATCAAGTCTTGTTATGAGAGAGCAAAAGAAATTCTTACTGAGCACAAAGAGCAGTTAGAATTGATTGCGAAGACCTTATTAGAAGTAGAGACATTGGATGCAAAACAAATCAAGACATTGTTTGAAGAAGGTCGCTTACCTGAACCTGAAGAGTTGATCGTAGATAATGATAAAGACGATTCAACTGAAACAGAAAGTACTCAGGTTTCAAACGAAGATTCAGGTGATGTGAAGGTCAACATCCATTCTAAAGATGAAGAAGATAGTCAAACCGATTCTTCTTCAGAAAAAGAAGAGGATAAAAACCAGTCTGAAGATAAAAACGAATCAGATGACGACAACAATCCTGATCGTAAATAATATTGAATTAAATTACTCTCTCTGCAAAATGCAGGGAGGGTAATTTTTATGTTTTGTGGGTTTGAGTTCAAGGCATGTTTCTGAGAATACATATTGTATAATTTGTGATATGATGTTCGTTGAAAAAGTTTTGCGGAAATGAGTTGAAGTTATGATATTTGTACTCGATGTAGGAAATACGAATACGGTCTTAGGTGTATTCGACCAAAATAAATTAATCTATCAATGGAGAATCGCGACTAATCGTTATAAAACGGAAGATGAGTACGCGATGCAAGTGAAGTCGTTACTGCAACATCATGATCTATCATTCGAAGACTTTCACGCGGCCATAATATCTTCTGTTGTTCCACCAATCATGTTCGCTCTTGAAAAAATGTGTGAGCGTTATTTTCACTTGAAGCCGATGATTGTTGGTTCAGACGAAATCGATAATCACTTGAAGATGAATTATCCGAACCCAAAAGAAATCGGGGCTGACCGAATTGTGAATGCTGTTGGTGGCATTAAAGAATATGGTGCTCCACTTGTAATTATCGATTTTGGAACTGCAACGACGTATTGTTATATAAATGAAAACGAAGAATATGAAGGGGGAGCAATTGCCCCCGGCATCAGCATTTCAACTGAAGCGCTGTATTCCAAAGCAGCAAAGCTTCCAAGAATAGAAATATCTAGACCAGAAAAAGTAGTGGGATCTTCAACTGTTGAAGCGATGCAATCAGGTATTTATTACGGTTATGTCGGGCAAGTGGATGAAGTCGTCAACCGGATCAAAGACCAAGCGACTAAAGAGCCGACTGTCATTGCTACTGGTGGATTATCTAAATTAATTGGCAAGGGTTCAAAGACGATAGACCATGTCGATACCGAGCTTACACTTAAAGGTCTATATGAGATTTATAAAACGAATGAGGTGAAAAATAATGAGTGATTACCTAATCAGAGCAACAGCTTTCGAAGGAACGGTAAGAGCATACGCGATCCGTTCAACAGAGACAGTTTCAGAAGCATGCAGAAGACAAGACACATGGGCAACGGCATCAGCAGCATTAGGTAGAACGTTGACCATTTCATCTATGATGGGATCAATGCTCAAAGGTGAAGATAAATTGACGATTAAAGTTGAAGGCGACGGTCCTTTAGGTGCAATCGTTGCTGATAGTAATGCACTTGGCCAAGTCAGAGGGTACGTTAAGAACCCTCATGTAGATTTCGAATCTAACGACCAAGGAAAATTGGATGTAAGACAAGCTGTCGGGACAGAAGGAACTGTCAGTGTTGTAAAAGATTTAGGGTTAAAAAATAACTTTACAGGACAGGTTCCGATCGTATCTGGTGAAATAAGTGAAGATTTCACGTATTATTTTGTGTCATCAGAACAAGTGCCTTCTGCTGTAGGTGCAGGCGTCTTGGTGAACCCAGATTTATCGATAGCTGCTGCAGGCGGGTTTATCATTCAAATGCTACCAGGAGCATCGGATGAAACGATTAACACGATAGAAGCAAGATTGGATGAGATTCCTTCCATTTCATCTATGATTCAGGATGGAAAACGCCCAGAAGATGTTCTAGACACTCTTTTCGGTGAAGATGAGTGGAAGATGTTATCGAGAAGTAAAGTGGAATTCAATTGTAACTGTTCAAAAGAGCGGATTGAGAGAGCAATCAGCGGCCTAGGGAATGACGAAATCGAAAGTATGATTGAAGAAGACGGTGGAGCTGAAGCTACTTGTCAATTCTGTAATGAACAGTATTATCTGGATGCTAAAGAGCTAGAAGCATTGAAGCAATAATTAAGCGGAGGACTTACGATGAATCTAGGTACTAACCACAGCCAGAACGATAGATCTTTTAGCCGAAAAACACTTGTCATGGGAATATTGAATGTTACACCAGATTCATTTTCCGATGGAGGTCAGTTCACTGAAATGGAAACTGCCTTAAACCAGGTAGATCAAATGATCAATGATGGGGCAGATATCATCGATGTCGGTGGAGAATCAACCAGACCTGGGCATGAGCCAGTTAGTGAAGACGAGGAAATTCAAAGGGTCATTCCAATTATACAAGCTATTAGGGAAAGAAGTTCAGTTCCAATTTCTATTGATACTTATAAAGCCAAAACCGCAAAGGCAGCAGTCGAAGCTGGGGCAACGATTATTAATGATGTATGGGGAGCTAAACGCGAGCCCGAAATCGCTCAAGTGGCAAAAGACTATCAAGTGCCGATTATTTTAATGCACAATCAAGAAGGTACTTCTTATGAAGATATCATCGAGGATATGAAAAAAAGCTTGTTAGAAAGTGTTAACTTGGCTAAGAGTTATGGGGTGGAAGATCAACACATCATTCTCGATCCTGGCATCGGCTTCGGAAAGACCTGGGAACAAAACTTATTAGTTATGCGTCGGCTGAATGAGTTGAAAACCTTGGGGTACCCGTTATTATTAGGCACTTCAAGGAAGTCACTCATAGGTAGGGTTCTGGATTTGCCTGTGGAGGAACGCTTAGAAGGAACACTAGCCACTCTCTGTTATGGGGTGCAGCAAGGTGTGGAGATCGTAAGAGTACATGATGTGAAAGAAGCAAAGCGAACGGTTAGAATGATGGATGCGATGATAGGGAAAGGTGAGCTGCTCAATGGATAAAATCTTGTTGAACGGAATGATGTTCTACGGTTATCATGGTCTATATCCCGAAGAAAACAAACTCGGGCAGAGATTCACTGTTGATGTAGAGTTAATCAGTGATTTGAAAAAGCCAGGTAAAACAGACAACATGGAAGATAGCATTCATTATGGGGCTGCTTACGAAGTAGCAAGAAAAGTGGTAGAAGGTGAAGCACAGAATTTAGTAGAAAAAGTTGCGGATTATATAGCTAAAGCTATGTTTGACTCTTTTTCTAAATTAGAAGCGATCCGAGTGAAAGTCGACAAACCCGGGCCGCCGATCCCTGGATATTATCAGTCTGTAGCTATTGAGATATATAGGGAGCGCTCTGATTATGAGTAAGGCCTACATTGCTTTAGGAACGAATATAGAGCCTAAACAAAAACATTTAGCAGATGCCGTTCATTTTCTGAATGATTCCACAGGAATTCAGGTTAAAGGTGAATCTTCTATATATGAAACAAAACCTGTTGGGTACGCCGATCAAGATAATTTCTTGAATATGGTTGTTGAAGTTGAAACTTCATTAGGTGCTTATGATTTACTGAGGGAATGTCAAAGTATCGAAGCTAATCTTGGTAGGACGAGGGAGATACGATTCGGCCCTCGCACGATCGACTTAGACATTTTACTTTTTGACAAAGAAGATATACAATCTGAGGAGTTAACGGTTCCCCACCCGAGAATGGTGGATCGTGCATTTGTATTGATTCCTCTATATGATTTAAATCCAAGTGTATATATAAATGGTAGAAGTTTGGAACAGTGGCTCGGACAACTATCAGAGCAAGATAAAAAAGATGTTATCAAATTACATAAATAATAGGGATGAGGTGAAGATTGTGTCAGAAGAGATGAATGACCAAATGCAAACGAGGGTCGATAAATTGAACGAATTGGTCGAACAAGGAATCAATGTATTCGGCGATAAGTTCACTCGTACGCATTTATCTAACGAATTAAAAGATACTTATGATCAATTTTCAAAAGAAGAGTTAGAAGAAAAAGAAGAAACTGTAACAATCGCAGGACGAATCATGACTAAGCGAGGAAAAGGTAAAGCCGGCTTCGCTCATATCCAAGACTTGACTGGTCAAATCCAGATTTACGTAAGAAAAGACCGAATCGGAGAAGAGGCTTATGAAATCTTCAAGCAATCTGATTTGGGAGACATCGTAGGTATTAGTGGGGTCATGTTCAAAACAAAGGTTGGCGAATTGTCAGTTAAGGCTGATCGCTATGAGTTATTAACAAAATCATTGCGTCCTTTACCTGAAAAATTCCACGGCTTGAAAGATGTTGAACAGCGCTATCGTCAACGTTATTTAGATTTGATCACTAACTTGGATAGCCGTGATACATTTATTTTGCGTAGTAAGATCATTCAATCGATGAGACGTTATTTGGACGATCGAGGGTTCTTGGAAGTAGAAACACCTATGATGCACTCAATCCCTGGCGGAGCTTCCGCACGACCGTTCGAAACACATCACAATGCATTAGACATACCTTTATATATGAGAATAGCTATTGAGTTACATTTAAAACGCTTAATCGTAGGTGGTATGGAGAAAGTGTATGAAATTGGACGAGTCTTTCGTAACGAAGGAGTATCCACACGTCACAATCCAGAGTTCACAATGATCGAACTATATGAAGCGTATGCAGATTACCACGATATCATGGAGTTAACTGAGAACTTAGTAGCTCATATTGCAGAAGAAGTTTTAGGAACAACAAAAGTCCAGTATGGAGATGAAGAAGTAGACTTAACTCCTAAATGGAAGAGATGGCACATGGTAGATGCAGTTAAAGAATTCACAGGTGTGGACTTTTGGAAAGAAATGTCCGATGAGGAAGCGCACCGATTAGCTAAAGAACATGGGATCGATGTTGAGGATAACATGACGTTTGGCCATATCCTTAATGAATTTTTTGAACAAAAGGTAGAAGAACATCTTGTTCAACCTACATTTATATATGGTCACCCAGTAGAAATATCTCCACTTGCTAAGAAGAATAATGATGATGATCGCTTTACTGATCGTTTTGAGCTATTTATCGTTGGAAGAGAACATGCAAATGCATTCTCTGAGCTAAACGATCCAATCGATCAACGTCAACGTTTCGAAG
Above is a window of Halalkalibacillus sediminis DNA encoding:
- the hpt gene encoding hypoxanthine phosphoribosyltransferase; its protein translation is MHDEIQEILISEEEIQVKTKQLAEKITNDFDGKFPLAIGVLKGAMPFMSDLLKRVNTHIEMDFMDVSSYEGGMKSTGEVKIIKDLNTQVKDRDILIIEDIIDSGLTLSYLVDLFKYRQAKSITIVTLLDKPTGRKSDVKADLVGFEVPDAFVVGYGLDYEEKYRNLPYIGVLKPEIYS
- the hslO gene encoding Hsp33 family molecular chaperone HslO; the protein is MSDYLIRATAFEGTVRAYAIRSTETVSEACRRQDTWATASAALGRTLTISSMMGSMLKGEDKLTIKVEGDGPLGAIVADSNALGQVRGYVKNPHVDFESNDQGKLDVRQAVGTEGTVSVVKDLGLKNNFTGQVPIVSGEISEDFTYYFVSSEQVPSAVGAGVLVNPDLSIAAAGGFIIQMLPGASDETINTIEARLDEIPSISSMIQDGKRPEDVLDTLFGEDEWKMLSRSKVEFNCNCSKERIERAISGLGNDEIESMIEEDGGAEATCQFCNEQYYLDAKELEALKQ
- the lysS gene encoding lysine--tRNA ligase; the encoded protein is MLSNYINNRDEVKIVSEEMNDQMQTRVDKLNELVEQGINVFGDKFTRTHLSNELKDTYDQFSKEELEEKEETVTIAGRIMTKRGKGKAGFAHIQDLTGQIQIYVRKDRIGEEAYEIFKQSDLGDIVGISGVMFKTKVGELSVKADRYELLTKSLRPLPEKFHGLKDVEQRYRQRYLDLITNLDSRDTFILRSKIIQSMRRYLDDRGFLEVETPMMHSIPGGASARPFETHHNALDIPLYMRIAIELHLKRLIVGGMEKVYEIGRVFRNEGVSTRHNPEFTMIELYEAYADYHDIMELTENLVAHIAEEVLGTTKVQYGDEEVDLTPKWKRWHMVDAVKEFTGVDFWKEMSDEEAHRLAKEHGIDVEDNMTFGHILNEFFEQKVEEHLVQPTFIYGHPVEISPLAKKNNDDDRFTDRFELFIVGREHANAFSELNDPIDQRQRFEAQLKEREQGNEEAHMMDEDFLESLEYGLPPTGGLGIGIDRLVMLLTNSVSIRDVLLFPQMRHKS
- the folK gene encoding 2-amino-4-hydroxy-6-hydroxymethyldihydropteridine diphosphokinase; the protein is MSKAYIALGTNIEPKQKHLADAVHFLNDSTGIQVKGESSIYETKPVGYADQDNFLNMVVEVETSLGAYDLLRECQSIEANLGRTREIRFGPRTIDLDILLFDKEDIQSEELTVPHPRMVDRAFVLIPLYDLNPSVYINGRSLEQWLGQLSEQDKKDVIKLHK
- the folP gene encoding dihydropteroate synthase; the encoded protein is MNLGTNHSQNDRSFSRKTLVMGILNVTPDSFSDGGQFTEMETALNQVDQMINDGADIIDVGGESTRPGHEPVSEDEEIQRVIPIIQAIRERSSVPISIDTYKAKTAKAAVEAGATIINDVWGAKREPEIAQVAKDYQVPIILMHNQEGTSYEDIIEDMKKSLLESVNLAKSYGVEDQHIILDPGIGFGKTWEQNLLVMRRLNELKTLGYPLLLGTSRKSLIGRVLDLPVEERLEGTLATLCYGVQQGVEIVRVHDVKEAKRTVRMMDAMIGKGELLNG
- the tilS gene encoding tRNA lysidine(34) synthetase TilS, which encodes MKDRVLGFNKENHLFQPGDTLFLAVSGGPDSLAMLHFFAGIREEWELDLIVLTIDHQLRGIQSAEDTEFVEEYSSNLGIKCEVGKVDVKKLMSEAKMGTQEAARELRYQFFYEKMQNYPSGKLVFAHHGDDQVETTLMQLIKGQYPNGTPVKRAFGSHMIIRPFLSLSKKEILDYVEEHELNPRIDPSNEDESYTRNRMRSTVIPLLHKENPNLVEGVQRVHEFLSEDDAYLYQISEDKVREISTFCEQKVTFSINSFQKMPLSLQRRGFHLILNYLKVNALFRNNNFLAFSEWLQSQHSNSVMTLFDDVIAIKAYDTCIIQLGSIHTEPFQRSLHMNQSLELPNHWTVSVRESNEWSGSTDQAVVSFDQLHLQFPLKVRTRQDGDRIKPLGLNGTKKVKDIFIDHKIPLYQRDQWPLLVNGDGEVLWIPFVCKSRLAQPDKHSSVWVSMDIK
- a CDS encoding type III pantothenate kinase yields the protein MIFVLDVGNTNTVLGVFDQNKLIYQWRIATNRYKTEDEYAMQVKSLLQHHDLSFEDFHAAIISSVVPPIMFALEKMCERYFHLKPMIVGSDEIDNHLKMNYPNPKEIGADRIVNAVGGIKEYGAPLVIIDFGTATTYCYINENEEYEGGAIAPGISISTEALYSKAAKLPRIEISRPEKVVGSSTVEAMQSGIYYGYVGQVDEVVNRIKDQATKEPTVIATGGLSKLIGKGSKTIDHVDTELTLKGLYEIYKTNEVKNNE
- the folB gene encoding dihydroneopterin aldolase translates to MDKILLNGMMFYGYHGLYPEENKLGQRFTVDVELISDLKKPGKTDNMEDSIHYGAAYEVARKVVEGEAQNLVEKVADYIAKAMFDSFSKLEAIRVKVDKPGPPIPGYYQSVAIEIYRERSDYE
- the ftsH gene encoding ATP-dependent zinc metalloprotease FtsH, whose amino-acid sequence is MNRVFRNTIFYLIIFLVVIGIVGMLNNPSPETEQLNYDEFREALEDGQIEELTLQYTNFAYEARGEYTSDGSLESFRAVVPAADETISEIIGTARDQSVLTMEAAEEPSAWARFFTTLIPFIIIFILFFFLLSQMQGGGGRMMNFGKSKAKMYTEDKEKTRFKDVAGADEEKQELVEVVDFLKDPRRFAELGARIPKGVLLVGPPGTGKTLLAKAVAGEAGVPFFSISGSDFVEMFVGVGASRVRDLFENAKKNAPCIVFIDEIDAVGRQRGAGVGGGHDEREQTLNQLLVEMDGFGVNEGIIMIAATNRPDILDPALLRPGRFDRQIPVNTPDVKGRKEVLEVHAKNKPLGKTVDLKTIAMRTPGFSGADLENLLNEAALVAARSDAKEIEMEHVDEAIDRVIAGPAKKSRVISKKEKDIVAYHESGHTVIGMVLDEADMVHKVTIVPRGQAGGYAVMLPREDRYFQTKPELLDKITGLLGGRVAEEVIFGEVSTGAHNDFQRATSIARKMVTEFGMSEKIGPLQFGSSGGQVFLGRDIQNDPNYSDQIAYIIDQEIQSIIKSCYERAKEILTEHKEQLELIAKTLLEVETLDAKQIKTLFEEGRLPEPEELIVDNDKDDSTETESTQVSNEDSGDVKVNIHSKDEEDSQTDSSSEKEEDKNQSEDKNESDDDNNPDRK